The following proteins are encoded in a genomic region of Elusimicrobiota bacterium:
- a CDS encoding MoxR family ATPase, translated as MELGIKEINKKVSEESLFVAELKREIARVIVGQDEVIDRILTGLLANGHILIEGVPGLAKTLTIKTLAHCVECGFSRIQFTPDLLPADLTGTLIFNPKDSNFSVHQGPLFSNIILADEINRAPAKVQSALLEAMQERHVTIGNYTYPLPEPFVVLATQNPIEQEGTYPLPEAQVDRFMLKIRITYPSKAEERTILERMTALTVPQASKVAKPAQLNRARQIVSEIYLDEKIKTYILDLVFATRDPEAHKLAKLKPLITYGASPRATIYLAQAAKAFAFLNGRGYVTPEDVKSIGADVLRHRILVSYEAEAENISSEEIIRTLFESVEVP; from the coding sequence ATGGAACTCGGAATCAAAGAGATCAACAAGAAGGTCTCCGAGGAAAGCCTCTTCGTGGCCGAACTCAAGCGCGAGATCGCTCGCGTCATCGTCGGCCAGGATGAGGTCATCGACCGCATCCTGACCGGCCTGCTGGCCAACGGGCACATCCTCATAGAGGGCGTTCCCGGCCTGGCCAAGACCCTCACCATCAAGACTTTGGCCCACTGCGTCGAATGCGGGTTCTCCCGCATCCAGTTCACGCCGGACCTGCTGCCGGCGGACTTGACCGGGACCCTGATCTTCAACCCCAAGGACTCGAACTTCTCGGTCCACCAGGGGCCGCTGTTCTCCAACATCATCCTCGCCGACGAGATCAACCGGGCCCCGGCCAAGGTGCAGAGCGCTCTCCTGGAGGCCATGCAGGAGCGCCACGTCACCATCGGCAACTACACCTATCCCCTGCCGGAGCCCTTCGTGGTGCTGGCCACCCAGAACCCCATCGAGCAGGAGGGGACCTACCCCCTGCCCGAGGCCCAGGTGGACCGGTTCATGCTCAAGATCCGCATCACCTACCCGTCCAAGGCCGAGGAGCGAACGATCCTGGAACGCATGACCGCCCTGACCGTGCCGCAGGCCTCGAAGGTGGCCAAGCCGGCGCAGCTCAACCGCGCGCGGCAGATCGTATCCGAGATCTATCTCGACGAGAAGATCAAGACCTACATCCTGGACCTCGTCTTCGCGACCCGGGATCCGGAGGCGCACAAGCTCGCCAAGCTCAAGCCCCTCATCACCTACGGGGCCAGCCCCCGGGCCACCATCTATCTGGCCCAGGCGGCGAAGGCCTTCGCATTCCTCAACGGCCGCGGCTATGTCACTCCCGAGGACGTCAAATCCATCGGGGCCGACGTGCTGCGCCACCGCATTCTCGTGAGCTACGAGGCCGAAGCCGAGAACATCTCCTCCGAAGA
- a CDS encoding HEAT repeat domain-containing protein, whose product MKFLLMTVVLCVAGYFAWQQFKPKPLPPPPPPPPAILTEPAPLITPEEQTKIIKSANDTNPEVRWQAILFLDKMRVPAFFDVVFERMQKDQDLEVRLKIITLLGQRGSDKRIAEISQHLVAATKDSVPEVRMAALQALDALGDYSVGSVVTDSLKDGDERVRLQALKTLNNLQEKKAAMIEAERKRQEELRLKAEEAAKNK is encoded by the coding sequence ATGAAATTCCTGCTGATGACCGTGGTCCTCTGCGTGGCGGGCTACTTCGCTTGGCAGCAGTTCAAGCCCAAGCCGTTGCCGCCCCCGCCGCCCCCGCCGCCGGCCATCCTGACCGAGCCCGCCCCGCTCATCACACCGGAGGAGCAGACCAAGATCATCAAGTCCGCCAACGACACGAACCCCGAGGTCCGCTGGCAGGCCATCCTGTTCCTCGACAAGATGCGGGTGCCCGCGTTCTTCGACGTCGTGTTCGAAAGGATGCAGAAGGATCAGGACCTCGAAGTGCGCCTCAAGATCATCACCTTGCTCGGGCAGCGCGGCTCGGACAAGCGCATCGCGGAGATCTCGCAGCACCTGGTCGCGGCGACCAAGGACTCGGTGCCGGAAGTCCGCATGGCGGCCCTGCAGGCTCTCGACGCCCTCGGCGACTACTCCGTGGGGTCTGTGGTCACCGATTCCCTCAAGGACGGCGACGAACGGGTCCGTCTGCAGGCCCTCAAGACCCTCAACAACCTGCAGGAGAAGAAAGCGGCCATGATCGAGGCCGAGAGGAAGCGCCAGGAAGAGCTGCGGCTCAAGGCCGAGGAAGCGGCCAAGAACAAATGA
- a CDS encoding ACT domain-containing protein, producing the protein MKVEILKQFSVFMPNRPGAFSGLARVFSDKGISIKGLASEVRDDSGVVRIAVAADADVSAILSQGGFSSVETNLLSVELEGTPGELHRIAKTLADGKINITTVYGSSGHSGGISRILIAVENVQKARGLLENLSAAPASPS; encoded by the coding sequence ATGAAAGTCGAGATACTCAAGCAGTTCAGCGTATTCATGCCCAACCGGCCCGGCGCGTTCAGCGGCCTGGCCCGGGTCTTCTCGGATAAAGGCATCAGCATCAAGGGCCTGGCCTCGGAGGTGCGCGATGATTCCGGAGTGGTCCGCATCGCCGTGGCCGCCGACGCCGACGTCTCGGCCATCCTCTCCCAGGGAGGCTTCTCCAGCGTGGAGACCAACCTCCTGTCCGTAGAGCTCGAAGGGACCCCCGGCGAGCTGCACCGCATCGCCAAGACCCTGGCCGACGGCAAGATCAACATCACGACGGTCTACGGCAGTTCCGGCCACAGCGGCGGCATCTCGCGCATCCTCATCGCGGTCGAGAACGTCCAGAAGGCCCGAGGCCTCCTGGAGAACCTCTCTGCCGCCCCAGCCAGCCCCAGTTGA
- a CDS encoding MFS transporter — protein sequence METKTPLSTRLISAILCGAVLLACPGPSAYAAAGQIVSVQVNAPVSAPVGAGLGKTTFTGTLDARQTGLTTSLSGILAPAPAAPTVSVQDISAPQTPVSLAAPALFETVAAPAAEGIRTVIPAAAPADSAKIAPAETPEGGTVAQAESIAAEPGRLAAPASRVRTGIIGTLKSLFSSRKNAGALPAAVDASPAGPVQISEKSAATLTPSAPTTQADGKKASLPAPAADDTPKPEPGANRWATFFIVSLVVAQVGLEAFSASYGQWVKMSFGVDKLASLQTISLFASLAAGYIGGVAADKLGLKVTYIGASLLGAACTTAILMLFSWHMLPFAALAGLAAFRTVLGTMQRTAEQTIPISIFKGNKDSLEKFNSISQFILEFAGIGVPFAINSLLGVLGFAGTMWIFPVTVAAAMLIFGVFTKVPDYKPAQKKTAAPTAAERDPVMLKLASLAYPAFVLMNVLLYSILALGYGNYISPGNDALAAGITGKIVSLYSFGGLLAAAFLSGIPQAAWAWLKKVLGKDTAAPRTADLEPAAAKKADLKNLSLWVRLGALGLLGFVPFLFANPLWAFIAMVPFGITSVMAQLKTLSQVQANVPPEKKGKVMGGLRTAMTLAAAVGTFAFGQLFKFFPASTVPFMIMLGVLGGLAAFYLWIAARISRHEASIK from the coding sequence ATGGAGACCAAGACGCCTTTGTCCACGCGGCTCATCTCTGCCATCCTCTGCGGCGCCGTGCTCCTGGCCTGCCCCGGCCCCAGCGCCTACGCAGCCGCCGGTCAGATCGTCTCGGTCCAGGTCAACGCCCCGGTCAGCGCCCCGGTCGGTGCCGGGCTCGGCAAGACGACTTTCACCGGGACCCTCGACGCGCGGCAGACCGGGTTGACCACCAGCCTCTCCGGGATACTGGCCCCGGCCCCGGCAGCCCCCACGGTTTCCGTCCAGGACATAAGCGCTCCTCAGACTCCGGTATCCCTCGCCGCCCCGGCTTTGTTCGAGACTGTCGCGGCCCCGGCCGCTGAGGGCATCCGGACCGTCATACCAGCCGCGGCTCCGGCCGACAGCGCCAAGATCGCGCCCGCCGAGACCCCGGAAGGCGGGACCGTCGCGCAGGCCGAATCCATCGCGGCCGAGCCCGGGCGCCTCGCGGCCCCGGCCTCCCGCGTGCGCACAGGAATCATCGGCACGCTCAAGTCCCTCTTCTCCTCGCGCAAGAACGCCGGCGCGCTCCCCGCCGCCGTCGACGCCTCGCCGGCTGGTCCCGTTCAGATCTCAGAGAAGTCCGCCGCGACTTTGACCCCCAGCGCCCCGACCACGCAGGCCGACGGCAAGAAGGCGTCCCTCCCGGCGCCTGCGGCCGACGACACCCCCAAGCCCGAGCCGGGCGCCAACCGCTGGGCCACTTTCTTCATCGTGAGCTTGGTCGTGGCCCAGGTCGGGCTGGAGGCCTTCTCCGCCTCTTACGGCCAGTGGGTCAAGATGAGCTTCGGGGTGGACAAGCTCGCCTCTCTGCAGACCATCTCGCTCTTCGCCAGCCTCGCGGCCGGCTACATCGGCGGCGTGGCCGCGGACAAGCTCGGCCTCAAAGTCACCTACATCGGGGCCTCCCTATTGGGCGCGGCCTGCACCACCGCCATCCTGATGCTGTTCAGCTGGCACATGCTGCCCTTCGCGGCCCTGGCCGGCCTGGCCGCCTTCCGCACCGTGCTGGGCACCATGCAGCGCACGGCCGAGCAGACCATCCCCATCTCCATCTTCAAGGGCAACAAGGACTCCCTGGAGAAATTCAATTCCATCTCCCAGTTCATCCTCGAATTCGCGGGCATCGGCGTGCCTTTCGCCATCAACTCCCTGCTGGGCGTGCTCGGCTTCGCCGGCACCATGTGGATATTCCCCGTGACCGTGGCGGCCGCCATGCTCATCTTCGGGGTCTTCACCAAGGTCCCCGACTACAAGCCCGCGCAGAAGAAGACCGCGGCTCCGACTGCGGCCGAACGCGACCCGGTCATGCTCAAGCTCGCCAGCCTGGCCTACCCCGCTTTCGTGCTCATGAACGTCCTGCTCTACAGCATCCTGGCTCTGGGCTACGGCAACTATATCAGCCCCGGCAACGACGCCCTGGCCGCCGGGATCACCGGCAAGATCGTCAGCCTCTACAGCTTCGGCGGGCTGCTCGCCGCCGCCTTCCTCAGCGGCATTCCCCAAGCCGCCTGGGCCTGGCTCAAGAAGGTCTTGGGCAAGGACACGGCCGCCCCGCGGACCGCCGACCTGGAGCCCGCGGCCGCCAAGAAGGCCGACCTCAAGAACCTCAGCCTCTGGGTCCGCCTCGGAGCCCTGGGGCTGCTCGGCTTCGTCCCCTTCCTGTTCGCCAACCCTCTGTGGGCATTCATCGCCATGGTCCCCTTCGGCATCACGAGCGTCATGGCCCAGCTCAAGACGCTCTCCCAGGTCCAGGCCAACGTCCCGCCCGAGAAGAAAGGCAAGGTCATGGGCGGACTGCGCACCGCCATGACCCTGGCCGCAGCCGTAGGGACCTTCGCCTTCGGGCAGCTCTTCAAATTCTTCCCGGCCAGCACCGTGCCCTTCATGATCATGCTCGGGGTGCTGGGGGGCCTGGCCGCCTTCTACCTGTGGATCGCCGCGCGCATCAGCAGGCACGAAGCCTCCATAAAGTAG
- a CDS encoding RDD family protein has product MAETSPVSGFAAAPPAGGEVELAPAKVSDRFVAFLLDLAPFLGGFIASMFFIGYKLHPGPIAQATFFRIGALWAGLSLAYQFVGNLIGGTVGKRLMGLKVVRLDGRPLGLARSLARAVGYFISMPLCNLGFLIAFLHPQSRTLHDILSGALVVEAHAKDPAEAFILFLAAACAICALFFGNIYYDLHKPLPSDLLAVQKAQEGLRIMAQIEEAYKAKNGTYTSALPDLVEASGDPAEFRKAMADIFDPNLFRIELGVGKYRISGVAKDRARTRVRIAGPLPPPAQ; this is encoded by the coding sequence ATGGCTGAGACCTCTCCCGTGTCCGGCTTCGCCGCGGCGCCCCCTGCGGGCGGCGAGGTGGAACTGGCACCGGCCAAGGTCAGCGACCGCTTCGTCGCTTTCCTGCTGGACCTGGCGCCGTTCCTGGGCGGCTTCATCGCCAGCATGTTCTTCATCGGGTACAAGCTCCACCCCGGACCGATCGCCCAGGCGACATTCTTCCGGATAGGGGCGCTCTGGGCCGGTCTGTCTCTGGCGTACCAGTTCGTCGGGAACCTGATTGGCGGGACCGTGGGCAAGAGGCTCATGGGGCTCAAGGTGGTGCGCTTGGACGGCAGGCCCTTGGGCCTGGCGCGCAGCCTGGCGCGCGCCGTCGGCTACTTCATCAGCATGCCGCTGTGCAATCTCGGGTTCCTCATCGCTTTCCTGCACCCCCAGTCGCGCACTTTGCACGATATCCTCTCCGGGGCCTTGGTGGTGGAGGCCCACGCCAAGGATCCCGCCGAGGCCTTCATCCTGTTCCTGGCCGCGGCCTGCGCGATCTGCGCGCTTTTCTTCGGCAACATCTACTACGACCTGCACAAGCCCCTGCCCTCCGATCTTCTCGCCGTGCAGAAAGCCCAGGAGGGCCTCAGGATCATGGCCCAGATCGAGGAGGCTTACAAGGCCAAGAACGGCACGTACACCAGCGCCTTGCCCGATCTGGTGGAAGCCAGCGGCGACCCGGCGGAATTCAGGAAGGCCATGGCGGATATCTTCGACCCCAACCTCTTCCGCATCGAGCTGGGCGTGGGCAAGTACCGGATATCGGGCGTGGCCAAGGATCGGGCCAGGACCCGGGTCCGCATCGCGGGTCCCCTGCCGCCCCCGGCCCAGTAG
- a CDS encoding glycosyltransferase family 39 protein: MPRWFWLILALTATAPFWDLGHPLLEVDDARYAEVPREMALGGDWATPHLNELDYVEKPPLWYWVCAASYKIFGVSEAAARLPLALLALLALLGTAWLGSWLYGPRQGWTAAALLGSSMLFFALTHFITPDLGLTVWLLWCTALLLRCLLRPEDSAWAAPAAWACAGLAFLSKGLVGLVFPLAWAAALWLLCAEWRPRLRALLRPGGPALFLLLVAPWFVLMERRHPGFLRFFFYEHHVLRFATQKFDRYNPWYFFLLVLPAGLLPWTPAVAAGLGRTLGDWRRGDKRAAALAAWAVLVTAFFSGSRSKLLTYILPVFPHLAVLGAAAVVEKPLWAKRLGAAIGALLLIAAAAAVPVCRLVPAGELPFPGAPALAAAALTVLGAALLCWSREVQPLLTGCAAGLLVGGLGLVGMRAAAESLSARGLAAAISSRRGPADLVYVYGTYPHGLPFYTGRRVDRMIQWHGELEYADRDERIRKERFGGPEFISALPLADRRVFTVCLRRDAAIVLSLVPAGKVRLAQAFGRWALVEF, from the coding sequence GTGCCTCGCTGGTTCTGGCTGATCTTGGCCCTGACCGCCACGGCCCCGTTCTGGGACCTGGGACACCCTCTGCTCGAGGTGGACGACGCGCGCTACGCCGAGGTGCCGCGCGAGATGGCGCTGGGGGGGGACTGGGCCACGCCCCACCTCAACGAGCTGGACTACGTCGAGAAGCCCCCCCTATGGTACTGGGTCTGCGCCGCCTCCTATAAGATCTTCGGCGTCAGCGAGGCCGCCGCGCGCCTGCCGCTGGCGCTCTTGGCCCTGCTGGCGCTGCTGGGCACGGCTTGGCTGGGCTCCTGGCTCTACGGTCCGCGCCAGGGCTGGACCGCGGCGGCGCTGCTGGGGTCCTCCATGCTGTTCTTCGCCCTGACGCATTTCATAACCCCCGACCTGGGGCTCACGGTCTGGCTGCTGTGGTGCACGGCGCTGCTGCTGCGCTGCCTCCTGCGGCCCGAGGACTCGGCCTGGGCCGCGCCGGCCGCCTGGGCCTGCGCCGGCCTGGCCTTCCTGAGCAAGGGCCTCGTCGGCCTGGTCTTCCCATTGGCCTGGGCCGCCGCCCTCTGGCTGCTCTGCGCCGAGTGGCGTCCGCGCCTGCGCGCCCTGCTGCGGCCCGGCGGGCCCGCGTTGTTCCTGCTCCTGGTCGCGCCCTGGTTCGTCTTGATGGAACGGCGCCACCCGGGTTTCCTGCGCTTCTTCTTCTATGAGCACCACGTCCTGCGCTTCGCCACGCAGAAGTTCGACCGCTACAACCCGTGGTATTTCTTCCTTCTGGTGCTGCCCGCGGGGCTCCTGCCCTGGACCCCGGCCGTGGCCGCGGGCCTGGGCCGGACGCTGGGTGATTGGCGCCGAGGCGACAAACGCGCCGCGGCCCTGGCGGCCTGGGCCGTCCTGGTCACGGCCTTTTTCTCGGGCTCGCGCTCCAAGCTCCTCACCTACATCCTGCCGGTCTTCCCGCATCTGGCCGTGCTCGGGGCGGCCGCGGTCGTTGAGAAGCCCCTCTGGGCCAAGCGCCTGGGAGCCGCCATCGGCGCGCTGCTGCTCATCGCAGCCGCGGCGGCCGTGCCGGTCTGCCGCCTCGTTCCGGCGGGGGAGCTCCCTTTTCCCGGCGCCCCGGCCTTGGCCGCGGCGGCGCTGACGGTCCTGGGGGCGGCGCTGCTCTGCTGGAGCCGGGAGGTCCAGCCGCTCCTGACCGGCTGCGCCGCGGGGCTGCTGGTGGGCGGGCTGGGCCTCGTCGGGATGCGCGCTGCGGCCGAGTCTTTGAGCGCCCGCGGCTTGGCCGCCGCGATCTCCAGCCGCCGCGGGCCGGCCGACCTGGTCTACGTCTACGGCACCTATCCGCACGGCCTGCCGTTCTACACCGGCCGGCGGGTCGACCGCATGATCCAATGGCACGGCGAGCTGGAATACGCGGACCGGGACGAACGCATCAGAAAGGAACGCTTCGGCGGACCCGAGTTCATCTCGGCCCTGCCTTTGGCGGACCGCCGCGTCTTCACGGTCTGCCTGCGCCGCGATGCGGCCATCGTCCTGAGCCTCGTGCCGGCGGGCAAGGTCCGGCTGGCGCAGGCTTTCGGGCGCTGGGCCCTGGTGGAGTTCTAG
- a CDS encoding PorV/PorQ family protein, with translation MNAASAGRRRPGNRRGLAPALLAAAAAWGLWAAPVRAATDFSSSAIGTAGSEFLLFDIGARGIAMGGAYTPVTDDAYSLYWNPAGLAKIPRLSAATMYSLYVQDISYQSASYAQRINDSSVVAGGFRYQDLGSIARTDNSASPVGSGSFHPRNYVFELGWGQSVYDLSDSELDLDMGVTGRWIHSEMVESADGFGGDLGFQAHFYNNVLPYDLATVVQNVGVGQKFDRTRDTLPTRVRFGGAIRPARGFTLSLEGIVPVNNSPAAAAGCEYVWEVDKTVKAMMRGGFNSLNINDLDVMSGISMGLGLTVADFTFDYAFVPMGVLGSSTHRFSVSFNLPAKLSHRYRER, from the coding sequence ATGAACGCCGCGAGCGCTGGACGGCGACGGCCCGGCAACAGGCGAGGCTTGGCGCCCGCCTTGCTGGCGGCCGCGGCGGCCTGGGGGCTCTGGGCCGCGCCGGTCCGCGCCGCCACCGATTTCTCCTCCTCGGCCATCGGGACCGCCGGCTCCGAGTTCCTGCTCTTCGACATCGGCGCGCGCGGCATCGCCATGGGCGGCGCCTACACCCCCGTGACCGACGACGCCTATTCGCTCTACTGGAACCCCGCCGGCCTGGCCAAGATCCCGCGGCTCTCCGCGGCCACCATGTACTCCCTGTACGTCCAGGACATCAGCTACCAGTCGGCGTCCTACGCCCAGCGCATCAACGACAGTTCCGTGGTGGCCGGGGGCTTCCGCTACCAGGACCTCGGATCCATCGCCCGGACCGACAACAGCGCCAGCCCGGTCGGCAGCGGCTCCTTCCATCCCCGCAACTACGTCTTCGAGCTGGGCTGGGGCCAGTCGGTCTACGACCTTTCGGACAGCGAGTTGGACCTCGACATGGGCGTGACCGGGCGGTGGATCCATTCTGAAATGGTCGAGAGCGCCGACGGCTTCGGCGGAGACCTCGGCTTCCAGGCCCATTTCTACAACAACGTCCTGCCCTATGACCTGGCCACCGTGGTGCAGAACGTCGGCGTGGGACAGAAATTCGACCGGACCCGGGACACCTTGCCCACGCGGGTCAGGTTCGGAGGAGCCATCCGCCCCGCGCGCGGCTTCACCTTGTCCCTGGAGGGGATCGTTCCCGTCAACAACTCTCCGGCCGCCGCCGCAGGCTGCGAGTACGTCTGGGAGGTGGACAAGACGGTCAAGGCGATGATGCGCGGCGGCTTCAACAGCCTGAACATCAACGACCTCGACGTCATGTCCGGCATCAGCATGGGCCTGGGCTTGACCGTCGCCGATTTCACCTTCGACTACGCCTTCGTGCCCATGGGAGTTTTGGGCTCCTCGACGCACCGCTTCTCGGTCAGCTTCAATCTGCCGGCCAAACTATCCCACCGGTACCGCGAACGGTGA
- a CDS encoding HAD hydrolase family protein has protein sequence MPQLGPRALQARLRRVRLVLMDVDGVLTDGRIFHLVDTKGRLVEFKGIHAQDSIGLSWLAQSGLKTGVISGRMSRGVAERMKLLKMAYVYQHRLDKKAVFDEICREARADPAEALYIGDDLPDLPVLRAAGVGVAVANARPEVRRAARWVTRRAGGDGAVREVAEALLKSQGLWAQVLGRFR, from the coding sequence ATGCCCCAGCTAGGACCCCGCGCCCTGCAAGCCCGGCTGCGCCGGGTGCGCCTGGTGCTCATGGACGTCGACGGCGTGCTCACCGACGGCCGCATCTTCCACCTCGTGGACACCAAGGGCCGCCTCGTGGAGTTCAAGGGCATCCACGCCCAGGACTCCATCGGCCTGAGCTGGCTGGCCCAGTCGGGGCTCAAGACCGGGGTCATCAGCGGCCGCATGTCCCGGGGCGTGGCCGAGCGCATGAAGCTGCTCAAGATGGCCTACGTCTACCAGCACCGGCTCGACAAGAAGGCGGTCTTCGACGAGATATGCCGCGAGGCCCGGGCCGACCCGGCGGAGGCTCTCTATATCGGCGACGACCTCCCGGACCTCCCCGTCTTGCGCGCGGCCGGCGTGGGCGTGGCCGTGGCCAACGCCCGGCCCGAGGTGCGCCGCGCCGCCCGCTGGGTCACCCGGCGCGCCGGGGGCGACGGCGCCGTGCGCGAAGTGGCCGAGGCCTTGCTCAAATCCCAAGGGCTCTGGGCACAAGTCCTGGGCAGGTTCCGTTGA